In one Lachnospiraceae bacterium GAM79 genomic region, the following are encoded:
- a CDS encoding aminopeptidase, giving the protein MKDKNAWNSYDKEELAKLEKLCKAYREFLDAGKTERECVKEIVKQVKKAGYEDIQDVIKEGRKLTKGSKVYAVWMNKTVALFNIGKKNIEKGMNILGAHIDSPRMDIKQIPLYEKEGFAYLDTHYYGGIKKYQWVTLPLAIHGVVAKTGGEVVEVNIGEDKNDPVFCVTDLLIHLAGTQMEKKANKVIEGEELDILFASKPLKGKEKEAVKEQVLALLKKKYGMKEEDFISAELEIVPAGKARNCGIDESMVMAYGQDDRVCAYTSMVAMLEAEDVEKTTCCLLTDKEEIGSVGATGMQSHFFENTVAEIMNAMGCYNELALRRCLASSRMLSSDVSAGYDPTFASAFDKKNAAIFGEGMVFNKFTGARGKSGSNDANAEYLAAIRKVMDDAGVYYQTAELGKVDVGGGGTIAYILSLYGMEVVDCGVAVLNMHAPWEITSKADIYETKKGYVAFLLGA; this is encoded by the coding sequence ATGAAAGATAAAAATGCATGGAACAGTTATGACAAGGAAGAACTTGCAAAGCTGGAAAAATTATGTAAAGCTTATCGTGAATTTCTGGATGCAGGAAAAACGGAGCGGGAATGTGTAAAAGAGATCGTAAAACAGGTAAAAAAAGCCGGATATGAAGATATTCAGGATGTAATCAAAGAAGGCAGGAAGCTGACAAAAGGTTCAAAGGTATATGCGGTATGGATGAATAAGACCGTAGCGCTATTTAACATCGGTAAGAAGAATATCGAAAAGGGTATGAATATTCTTGGCGCACATATTGATTCCCCACGCATGGATATCAAACAGATCCCATTATATGAGAAAGAGGGATTTGCTTATCTGGATACGCATTATTATGGTGGAATCAAGAAGTATCAGTGGGTAACTTTACCACTTGCTATCCATGGTGTAGTTGCCAAGACAGGCGGAGAAGTTGTAGAGGTAAACATTGGGGAAGACAAGAATGATCCTGTATTTTGTGTTACCGATCTGCTGATCCATCTTGCCGGTACCCAGATGGAAAAAAAGGCAAATAAGGTCATCGAAGGAGAAGAGTTGGATATCTTATTTGCAAGTAAGCCGTTAAAGGGAAAAGAAAAAGAAGCAGTAAAGGAACAGGTACTTGCACTTCTGAAGAAGAAATATGGAATGAAGGAAGAGGATTTCATTTCAGCAGAGCTTGAGATCGTCCCGGCAGGAAAGGCAAGAAACTGTGGAATCGATGAGAGTATGGTCATGGCATACGGACAGGATGACAGAGTATGTGCATATACATCTATGGTTGCGATGTTGGAAGCAGAAGATGTAGAAAAGACGACCTGTTGTCTGTTGACAGATAAAGAGGAGATCGGAAGCGTGGGGGCAACCGGAATGCAGTCTCATTTCTTTGAGAATACAGTCGCTGAGATCATGAATGCGATGGGCTGTTATAATGAACTGGCACTCAGAAGATGTCTGGCATCCTCCAGAATGTTATCCTCTGACGTATCTGCAGGCTATGATCCAACCTTTGCAAGTGCATTTGACAAGAAGAATGCAGCTATCTTTGGTGAAGGTATGGTATTTAACAAGTTTACAGGTGCAAGAGGCAAATCCGGTTCCAACGATGCAAATGCAGAATATCTCGCAGCTATCCGTAAGGTGATGGATGATGCAGGAGTATACTATCAGACAGCAGAGCTTGGTAAAGTAGATGTTGGCGGTGGCGGTACGATCGCTTATATCTTATCATTATATGGAATGGAAGTTGTGGACTGTGGTGTGGCAGTATTAAACATGCATGCTCCATGGGAGATCACCTCCAAAGCGGATATTTACGAAACTAAAAAAGGATATGTAGCATTTTTATTAGGTGCATAA